CATTTCGGTAATGACATCCGCTGTCAGCTTTTCGCCCAGTTTTAAAGCCGGTGATGTATTTTGCAGAAACGATTTTGTCTCGCGCAAGATAATGCTGATATTATCGAGATTTAAAAAACCTTTCTGCGGCGCAGATTCTATTGCCGCGCCAGCGCTTTCAAGCCCGGATATGCACTCATCTATTTTCAATGGCTGACTCCTTTCGATTAATATTGACCTCAATGCGGCTCAAGCGAATTATAATATCCTCCCTAAGCTCAAAAAAATCTTCCTTAGTGGCAAAATTTTCAGCCAGCCTTATTTCAAGATTGGAAATCCTTTTATCGAGACTGGCGACGAATTTCTCCTCGGCTTTATTAGCCATATCAATTTTTATCCCGTCAATTGTCGTGTAATAAGTAGATAATGCCGCTAAAACCGCGATAACAATTGAAACAATATAATTACGGCAGCGATTCCACATAACTTAGCCTTTCTTTCTAACAAGCAGAAAATTACCGCCGTTCAAACACGCTCTGAAGCCCTCAATATTTTGAGATATTACAGGGCTGTTCACAATGTGATGAGCCGGAGTAAATGTATAGCATTTGCTTGATTCTTTGCCATTGGAAAACGCAGCGGACGAGGAATGATTTTTGCCGAAAGCAAGTTGATTAGTCAGCATTGTATCTGGTATCGAACCTCGATAAACTAACGATGTTTCCAGAATTTTATCCACCTCACGATAATAAAACGAGATGTCCTTGGAAACTTGGTGTCCGCAATTGCGAATATCTTTCCCGCAGGCAGAACATTCGGGGAAGCCGTAGGTAAAGCTTACAGAGCATTCCTTGTAAATACCCGAATCGATATTCAGCCTGAGTTTCTCTGCGCCTTCTGCTTTTTTAAGCCAATAAAAGTAGGTTTTTATCCATAGTCTGTCGTTTTTTTCCACTGTTTCAGCCCAGAAATTTCTCGCTATGGGCAAACCGCTTTTATCATGACCAATTAAAACCGGCGAATCGATAAAAAGCTTAGCCATTGAGGGTAAATCCGCCCGGTCGAACTGTCCGCCATAAGAATTGACACTATCGCTGATAATATACATCGCTCTTATAATCACCTCAGAAACAGTTACCGGCGTAGGCGGCTTGATATTTTTGTTGATTAAATCGATGTAGCGTTGAAGATTGCTGTTTACCACCGAGGTTGAAAGCTCGGCGGTTTGTTGTGTGCTTATAATTTTCATAAACTCTCCTGTCTTCACAATACCCTCGATAATCAATATTAATGCAAAATGTACAACTTCCGGTCACTCAGGCTGGAAATATGAACGTATATCTTTATTTCGCTTAGGATTAGGTTGATGTTGCAACAGTTTTCACATATCGACCAGAAACTGGACAGTATTAATATATCGTGATTTTTGTAAAATGTTGATGATTTTTCAATTGCTTAGTATATATATGGTTATAAATTATTTTGTAAATATAATTCGTCTGGCATTAATATTGCATATACATCTAACAGTTTTGAAAATATTTTAATTGATAGAAAGGAAAATCTGATGAAAAAAATTACAATTTTAGCAGCAACCCTGGTTTTTACCGGCGGAATGATGCTTATAGCTAACGCCTCCCCTGATTATATAATTCATAACCATTTTGGCGTAGGCGATTTATATACTAACAACAACACCGACCCAATGAGTACTTTTGCGATGAGTTGGAACCCTCTTACCGGTAATTATATGACAGATGATTGGGGCACCGACGGCACCGCGCCATCTCCGGGGCCAAATTATTTTGTATCGGAGGTTTTCGACCTTGAGGCGATGTATCTTGATGTTGATTATGATGCCGATCAAGTATCATTTTCGATTGTTACTTCCATGCCAAATGACGGTTTTGACGGCGTTTCGTGGTATCCCGGTTACGTTTTCCGCGCCGGCGATGTCCGCTTCAATATTGGCGATGACCTTTTTGTTCTGGGAACCTACGATAGCCCCTCAGGAGAAAACCACTACGGCAACATGTATTATAATCCTGAAATGACTTATACCGATAGTTATCGCGGATATAATATTGATAACCCGGTTCTGGCTGAGGGCAATGCTATCAACCAAGTGGGATCACTGTCATCTTCTTCGTTCAATTATTGCGAATATCTTGATGATAACAGCACCAGTTTAATGGAAAACGGCTTCAGCACTTATCTTATTGAAGGCACTGTATCGTTTGCTGATTTCGGATATGATTTACTTGATGAAGATGCTTTCAGCATGTCTCTTGGGATGAGCTGCAATAACGATGTAGGCACTCTTTCGATAGCGCCGGTTCCCGAACCTGCCACAATCGCACTTTTGGGACTTGGTTTGCTCGGACTTTACGCTGGAAAGCGCCGCAAGAAATAAAAGAAAAACCCGCGTTTTTATATAAAAAATCGGCCGACTTACTAAGTTGGCCGGTTTTTTTATTGGGGAAAATTAGTATGGTTATATAGTGTTGAGGAAGGGCTGATATCGCGAGGGAAAATAAAAAAGCCGCCAGCAAAATTGGCGGCTTAATCTATTATTATCAGTAATGATTACTTTCTAATTATATTCTTCAATCTCCTCCCTTTCCTCCATGTATTTTTCAAGGTCGCCCTCGATTTCATCTCTCGCTGCCATTAAACACTCTTTTGAACAATATTCCTCGTCATCATAGACGAAGGAATTGCCATTGATGAATTCATTGCAATAAGAGCAAAACATAGAATCCTCCAGAGTTCTTTTATTGTGAACTTCAGCTCATCATTATAGTTACTGGTTGCATATACGGCGTCAGCTTTAACAAACCGATTTATGTATTTAAAACTTGTATAATATTCGGATTTATTTTGAAAATATTTACTTATTAAATAACTTTTCTATATCTTTTTTACTACTATTCCGCTTTTCAATAAATACATAACATACAACCGTCATTCCCCGCCGCGGCGGACGTTATCATGATGAATATGAAATTACCATCAAAGCGAAATATAGTTGAACTTTATTGCAAGTTTTACATATATTCTTATGTGTCGATATAATAAAATTATAATAATGGAGATGCCGATAAACCCAGCAATAACACAGGAGCCAAAATGGATGCGCAGGAAAGAAAAAATCTTGTAGGTTGGCTTGAAAATAGGATTTCGCTTGATAACCAGAAAGATGAAATTAAAATCGGGTTTGACAAGCCGACTACTGAGGATTTCATAGCCGCCGGTTTCAGCGGTGAAATAGTAAAACTCACTTTGGACACAGCCTGGTGGCAGGAAATGATTGACGATATAATCGAAACGCCCGATTTTGCCGAACCCGACGCCTCACATGAACAGACTCTAAGCTATGCCCGGGATTTAGTAACGGAATATATCGGCAAGCGGCTAATAACGTATGAACGTATTGCATAAACCCGTTAGACACTAAACAGCGCTTGGCAACAAGAGGTCGTATGAGGTATGACCCTGCGCGCAGCACAGCATATACGATTTCAAAAATTTTAATGTTGTGTCAGTTCGCAGTCCGCCTAAGGCGGATGAACTGTCACTTTATACTAAATCGGCAGGCTGCGTCCTCCGCGGCGGATACTATTTTGCTGCGATCTGCCCAAACAGGAATCTAACAATTATGCTAAAGAAATACCATGTCTGAATTATATCCGGTAATATTCTGCCTTGTCTTCATCATCATACTAAGCTTTGATGCCTGGCTGTTCTTGCGTTTTTTGAACCGCGCCTGGTGGTCATATCGTTGGGTGCGGCTGACTACCTTTCTTATACCGGTGTTTGGTGGAATATGCATTGTCCTCTGGGCCTGGGGCGTAAAAATAGACAACTCGATTCTAACCGGTATTGGCGCCACAGGCGGCGCTTTCACAATGGTTATCCAGATAGCTCTGCTTTTATCATTGCCGGTATCAGGGGCTTTTCATGTAATAATCGATATTGTCAGGAAAATAAAAAAGAAAGTGATGACTGCACCGGTTAAGCCCGACCCCAAACGCCGGTTGGTATTAAAAACAGCGGCGGCGGTTTTCCCGATGATAGCAGTATCTGCCGGAGCCGGCGGTGTTGCCTCATCATTTAATGAAAGCAGAATGCCAAAGATAAAATTATTATATCCGGATTTACCCTCATCCCTAAACGGTCTGCAAATACTCCAGATATCCGACTCGCATCTTGGCTATTATATAACATTGCATCATCTTGAAAGAATGCTTATGAAAGCTGAGGAGCAAAAGCCGGATATAATTCTGCTTACCGGCGATATTGCCGATGACCTTCGGATACTGCCGGATGCGTTGTCGATGATAGCGCAGTTAAGCCCTCGCCTGGGATGCTATGCCTGTTTGGGAAACCATGAATACTATCGAGGGATAAATAAAGTCTATAGAGCATATGATGCCGGTCCTATACCGCTTTTAGTGGATGCCGGAACTGCAATTGATATTGACGGCATACCGTTGTATATCGCCGGGGCAGACGACCCGCGCTGGATGCGGCGGGATAACAGCCGGTTTATTGACGAATCGATTAGCAAAAGCATCGCCTTAGCGCCGGATAATGCTTTCAAAATCCTGATGAGCCATCGGCCAACTGCTTTTGATTTTGCCGCCGAAAAGGGTATGCAATTGACTCTATCCGGTCATACACATGGCGGCCAGCTTGGCATAGGCGGGAGATCGCTTTTTGAGTATCTGCCCGCCTTGGGCGGGTTAAGGTATCAATGGGGGCATTATCAAAAGGCGAACGGCAGTCAATTGTATACTACCTCCGGTTTCGGGCACTGGTTCCCGTTCCGGCTGGGCTGTCCGCCTGAGACGCCGTTGATTGAGTTGAGGAAAGCATAAAATCAGATATTTGCGCCGGCTGCAGAATACTTTTTAAATATAAAAAAGTGTTGACACAGCAATAAAAAACATTCATATTAAAACATATAATATGAAACCTCATTAAATTATAGTGTACTATTTTGCGGTTAACTTCAAGAGAATCCATGAATCATTGCTAAACTTTGTAAGCTGAATTTTATTAAAAAGTAAATCGAACAAAAAAGCAACAAGAGGTGGTATTATGTTGTCATGCAATTCTTTTAAACATATGAAATTAACAGCAATTGCCGGGGCTGTATTTGCCGCTATCTGCATATTTTCATCATATGCAGCTGCCAGCGAACCGCCGATTATCGATCGGGATAATATTTTTTCGCTGCCGGGAGACTGCATATATCAAGATACCTCAGCGAATCTTGAGTTGTCGATATTGATGGCGACACCTTGACAGTAGAAACAAACATCGGCAATCCGCTAATGACATACTTTTATATTGATACCAGCGGCGTCAGTCATTGGATAGGCTATATCGATTTTTATATGGCTGAATTCTGCAGCGATACGTTTGAAGGAGACCTGGAAATTATTGCCATTGATGAGGAAGAGCTGTCCGATACGGCGGTTTTTGGTCCGCTTACCATAGTCGGCAAGATAAAATTTTCTGCTTACCAGGTTTACAGTTTATGGCCCGGCGCAGGCACACCGCTGCCATTTTTCCTTGATGCTCCCGAATGTTTTTGCCTTGGCGGATTTAAGTTCACTTTTAGCGGCGATTCCAACCCTGATATCTGCAATATCAATCCATACGATCCAATTTTCACCTTGGATATAATGCTGAAAATATGCGAAGAGTATCCTGATGGTTTTACTTTCCCTATCAGTTTTTTAGATAGTGAAGATATATATGAGTCCATGAATTTAAACAATCTTAGCGACACCTTAGGATATGCTGTCTGGTACACACATGGATGCGACAGCTCTCAATCTGGTCTGACAAATTTATATTTGGACCTGCCTGCTTGTAGTTTAAAATATGCAGATGACTTTTCAAGAGCGGGCGATTTGAATCTCAATGGCTTTCGATTTGAAGCAGGTGATATGCTCGTTGGATTAAATGCGGCAATGGATTGCCAGCCTCTTAATCAATTTCAATTTTTACTCGGCGATATAGGCTATCCCGGCGATGGCTTGCCGCTCACTATCGGGGATTTGCTAATTTTTAAATCCACTATTAATTGGTATTCCTGGCCGAGTGTTTCAATGAATCCCGAATCTGATACCCTGGTAATTCAATCAGCGTTTGCCGACCCCGGCGAGGAAATTCACCTTCCCGTTCATTTGGTAACAGCAGATACTATATTTGGTTTGCAATTCTGTTTTGTTAGCGACACCCAGTATGTAACTATTGATTCGATGATTTTAAATGGCGATATTTCATTAACTCAGACAAGCTGTACAGATACCTTGCATGTTTTGGATTTTAGTTTTGACGAACCATGCGATTCCGATATTGTTTATCCCGGCACATATTACCTTGGGGATTTGGTTGCTCATGTTAAACCGGATGTTGTCTCGGATGTAACCACATTTATTGAATTTTACAGTGATTTACATTATGGTATTTATAATACTTTGCTTTACAGCGGGCTGGCTAATCCCGGGTTTTTTCAACCGGTGTTTGTTAGTTCGAGAATTCATATACCGCGTGATAGTATTTATTATTATCCGGGTGATGTGAATATGTTTAACGGCATCTGGCCGCCGCAAGTTATGGGCAGCGATGCAACATATTTAGTAAACTTTTTCAGAGGCAATCAAGCCAGCCAGCCATGCTTAATAGACGGCTTCTGGCCATCGGCTGATATTAACGGCGATTGCAGTATAATCGGCAGCGATGTTATAGCGCTTGTAAACTATTTTAAAGGCTCCGGAAGCATCAAATATTGTCCTGATTATAAGCTATACAAATTCAACCCGGATTCCCTGCCGGAAAATCCGCCTTCCGGTTGGCCGAACTGTGAAACCGAATAACTGATTATTGCATAAATACACATGCGCTTTTAGGCTACCAAGCACGGACGTGTCTTGGGACTTAGGACACCACTTGGCAGCCGAAGTAAAACAATATATGCTATTGTACGTCGGGGCGTCCGGCGGCTCCGGATTCCCGTTTTCACGGGAAAGACATATGCTATTGTGCGTAGGGGCGTATTGCATGCGCCCTTTTATATTGTGTCAATTTAGGAGCATATTCCTTTTATTTGCGTCGGTTCGTAGTCCGCTTAAGGCGGATGAACCGACACATTCGATTGGCCTGCTGAGTAGTCTGTTCAAGTCGGGGGTATTAAGTTTTTGTTATTAATAAGAATACTAATTGTGCGAAAAATGCAGACTAATCCATCGGCACAACCTGACGGACATCCTCGCGGCCGAAAAAATACGGCAGGCCTTTATTATAGCCCCGGTCGGATGTGCATACCAAGAAGGAGGTCGCCTCAAATATGGCAATAATCTTTTCGTTAGGCGAATCCTTCTCCAAGTTACGGCAATAGCTGTCAACCTCTATGTAGAGCGGCGGCTGCCAGTGAAAAGAAGAATTGACGCGGATAGCCTTAATTTTTTTACGCCGAATCCTTACTCTTTTCATGGAGCCTTCCAATTTCTGTCTCAACTCCTCTAATTCATCATCTGAAAGCATAAGTTTCTATTCTGTCTCGCACTGTTAAGTTATTAACAAAACAGTAATTTTAGTTTTTAAATGACACATACCACTGCGCGTAAGGGTGTTCGCCTAAGGGGGCAGACGAGGACGTCTGCCGCCCACGAAAGAACATACCATTGCGCGTAGGGGCGTCCGCCATTGGCGGATACGCCCTCTGGTTACCAAGCAATGCTTGGCAACCAGAGTAATACTGTTGCTTTATCAACAGTCAATGGAGCTTATACTATAAAGCCCCAACGCGAATCAACAGTTTGAATACAATAATCCGCCGGCAGCGAATGTTTTTGTATGTATTATTTGCATTTTATTCAATCTATGCAAGTTTTATTAATTAATAAAATATTTCTCCCGATGTTTATATCATAGTTCAACTGTTTAGGCAGGTCGTAGTGAAACGTGACCTGCCGACTTTCTTGTTAAATAAAACGTGTCAGTTCATCCGCCTTAGGCGGACTACGAACTGACACAACATAAAATGCTTTACTATATGAGCATTTGTCATTATTATCGTAATGATGATTATTGGTGGAGAAAC
The window above is part of the Candidatus Zixiibacteriota bacterium genome. Proteins encoded here:
- a CDS encoding PEP-CTERM sorting domain-containing protein, with product MSTFAMSWNPLTGNYMTDDWGTDGTAPSPGPNYFVSEVFDLEAMYLDVDYDADQVSFSIVTSMPNDGFDGVSWYPGYVFRAGDVRFNIGDDLFVLGTYDSPSGENHYGNMYYNPEMTYTDSYRGYNIDNPVLAEGNAINQVGSLSSSSFNYCEYLDDNSTSLMENGFSTYLIEGTVSFADFGYDLLDEDAFSMSLGMSCNNDVGTLSIAPVPEPATIALLGLGLLGLYAGKRRKK
- a CDS encoding metallophosphoesterase; translation: MSELYPVIFCLVFIIILSFDAWLFLRFLNRAWWSYRWVRLTTFLIPVFGGICIVLWAWGVKIDNSILTGIGATGGAFTMVIQIALLLSLPVSGAFHVIIDIVRKIKKKVMTAPVKPDPKRRLVLKTAAAVFPMIAVSAGAGGVASSFNESRMPKIKLLYPDLPSSLNGLQILQISDSHLGYYITLHHLERMLMKAEEQKPDIILLTGDIADDLRILPDALSMIAQLSPRLGCYACLGNHEYYRGINKVYRAYDAGPIPLLVDAGTAIDIDGIPLYIAGADDPRWMRRDNSRFIDESISKSIALAPDNAFKILMSHRPTAFDFAAEKGMQLTLSGHTHGGQLGIGGRSLFEYLPALGGLRYQWGHYQKANGSQLYTTSGFGHWFPFRLGCPPETPLIELRKA